The following are from one region of the Salicibibacter kimchii genome:
- a CDS encoding M16 family metallopeptidase: MNLPNGLRLVYEPMEHVRSLAIGIWIYTGSRDENEAENGMTHFLEHMLFKGTKTRSATEIAESFDRIGGYVNAFTAKEYTCFYAKVMDKHGKEAVEILSDMFFNSVFDEDELAKERNVVLEEIRMVEDTADDVVHDDLDAVAYGSHPLSRPILGTEKTVPTFSREQLYDFIHTHYRPDNVVLSMAGKIDDGLLSFAESQFSAFSAKEASTWHEAPPVLLNKKEARGKRIEQAHLCLGFNGVPIHEDNIYGMVLFNQLLGGSMSSRLFQEIREQRGLAYAVFSDHLAYRDGGMLTVYAGTAPTHVDEVLEAILSMVEHFADEQVSGKDLDNVKSQVQGSMVLGLESTSSRMSRNGKNELSLESHPSLDTVTERIDAVTTRDIQEVAKKVYEKDYALSIISPDGKLPRIKRKSPLL, from the coding sequence ATGAATTTGCCAAACGGGCTTCGCCTCGTTTATGAACCGATGGAACATGTACGCTCGCTTGCCATCGGCATATGGATATACACGGGATCGAGGGATGAAAATGAAGCAGAAAACGGCATGACCCATTTTCTTGAACATATGCTTTTTAAGGGAACAAAAACAAGATCGGCCACCGAGATCGCAGAAAGCTTTGACCGTATCGGCGGATATGTAAACGCCTTTACGGCGAAAGAATATACATGTTTTTACGCGAAAGTAATGGATAAACACGGGAAAGAAGCCGTGGAGATTTTAAGTGACATGTTTTTTAACTCCGTTTTTGATGAAGACGAGTTGGCAAAAGAACGGAATGTCGTACTGGAAGAAATCCGCATGGTGGAGGATACAGCCGATGATGTTGTGCATGATGATCTCGATGCCGTCGCTTACGGTAGCCATCCTTTAAGCCGACCGATCCTTGGTACGGAAAAAACGGTCCCCACCTTTAGCCGTGAACAATTATATGATTTTATTCATACCCATTACAGGCCTGATAACGTCGTTCTATCAATGGCGGGAAAAATCGATGATGGACTGTTATCTTTTGCAGAATCTCAATTTTCCGCCTTCTCGGCAAAAGAGGCCTCCACTTGGCATGAAGCACCGCCTGTACTGCTCAACAAAAAGGAAGCACGGGGAAAAAGGATTGAGCAGGCCCATCTTTGTCTCGGTTTTAACGGAGTCCCTATTCACGAAGATAACATTTATGGGATGGTCTTATTCAATCAATTATTGGGAGGGAGCATGAGCAGCCGCTTGTTCCAAGAAATCCGGGAACAGCGTGGGCTTGCGTATGCCGTGTTTTCCGATCATTTAGCTTATCGCGACGGAGGGATGTTAACGGTTTACGCCGGAACCGCTCCAACGCATGTGGATGAAGTTTTAGAGGCGATTTTGTCGATGGTCGAGCATTTTGCCGATGAACAGGTAAGTGGCAAAGATTTGGATAATGTAAAATCTCAAGTGCAAGGAAGCATGGTTCTTGGATTGGAAAGCACGAGCAGTCGGATGAGCCGAAACGGAAAAAATGAGTTGAGCCTCGAAAGCCACCCTTCGCTGGACACGGTAACGGAACGAATAGATGCCGTGACGACGCGAGATATCCAAGAAGTCGCGAAGAAAGTTTATGAGAAAGATTATGCCCTATCGATCATAAGCCCGGACGGAAAATTACCGAGAATAAAGCGAAAAAGCCCACTTCTTTAG
- a CDS encoding YlmC/YmxH family sporulation protein, with amino-acid sequence MRLSEMSAKEIVDFEQGERLGVPGRLDARVNASTGEIEAFLFPTTRWSPFRKNEETLEIRWHHIHTIGEDMIIVNRSV; translated from the coding sequence ATGCGATTAAGCGAAATGAGTGCAAAAGAAATTGTTGATTTTGAACAAGGCGAGCGTCTTGGCGTTCCCGGAAGATTAGATGCACGTGTCAATGCTTCGACCGGTGAAATTGAAGCGTTCTTGTTTCCAACAACGAGATGGAGTCCTTTCCGAAAAAATGAAGAAACGCTCGAGATTCGCTGGCATCATATTCATACGATTGGTGAAGACATGATTATTGTCAATCGTTCGGTGTGA
- the dapG gene encoding aspartate kinase: protein MRITVQKYGGSSVQSETLRQKAAGHVKSAMQSGFKVVVVVSAMGRMNDPYATDTLLNLISEGDSALPKRERDMLQSTGEVISSVVFTNLLIAEGLKASALTGKQAGFRTTEEFGSARITEMDTRHLRKRLEEVDVVVVAGFQGESESGETTTLGRGGSDTSATALGAALQAEFVDIFTDVDGIMTADPRIVGDARPMKTLTYTEVSNLAHQGAKVIHPRAVEIAMHAKVPIRIRSLSSASNGGTLITTAQTHTPGSDVREGLVTGITYVRRITQVIVPKQQEDMQAASVIFERMAAEGVSVDFINIDPTSIVFTVPEGKSQLVEQNLNDMNYPQKLLQGCAKVSAVGAGMTGVPGVVSRMTSALYQAGIDILQATDSHTTIWVLVRDEEMHGAVNALHGVFHLADSQNHERRISE, encoded by the coding sequence ATGAGAATTACAGTGCAAAAATATGGCGGATCGTCTGTCCAATCGGAGACGCTCCGCCAAAAAGCTGCCGGTCACGTTAAAAGCGCGATGCAGTCCGGGTTCAAAGTGGTGGTGGTCGTATCTGCAATGGGACGCATGAATGATCCCTATGCAACGGATACGTTGTTAAACTTGATTTCCGAAGGTGACTCAGCCCTGCCAAAACGTGAACGTGACATGTTGCAATCCACCGGCGAAGTGATTTCCTCTGTCGTGTTTACGAACTTATTGATTGCAGAAGGCCTGAAGGCATCCGCGCTTACCGGCAAACAGGCTGGGTTTCGCACGACAGAAGAGTTTGGCAGCGCCCGCATAACAGAAATGGATACGCGGCATTTGCGCAAGCGTTTGGAAGAGGTGGACGTCGTTGTTGTTGCCGGTTTTCAGGGAGAATCGGAAAGCGGGGAAACGACGACGCTTGGCCGCGGGGGAAGTGATACTTCCGCAACTGCACTCGGTGCTGCTTTGCAGGCAGAATTCGTGGATATTTTCACGGACGTTGACGGCATTATGACCGCCGATCCGCGTATCGTGGGCGATGCGCGTCCAATGAAGACGTTAACGTATACGGAAGTCTCAAATTTGGCTCACCAGGGTGCGAAAGTCATCCATCCACGAGCGGTAGAAATCGCTATGCACGCAAAAGTTCCGATCCGTATTCGCTCGCTGTCCTCCGCGTCCAATGGCGGCACCCTCATCACGACCGCTCAAACTCATACGCCGGGAAGCGATGTTCGGGAAGGCCTCGTGACCGGTATCACGTATGTCCGTCGGATTACGCAAGTGATTGTGCCTAAACAGCAGGAGGATATGCAAGCGGCTTCGGTCATTTTTGAGCGTATGGCGGCAGAAGGGGTAAGTGTCGATTTTATTAATATTGACCCAACGTCGATCGTATTCACCGTTCCGGAAGGGAAAAGCCAACTCGTGGAACAAAATCTCAATGACATGAACTATCCACAGAAACTATTGCAAGGGTGCGCAAAGGTTTCAGCGGTCGGGGCCGGAATGACCGGCGTTCCCGGAGTTGTATCACGAATGACGAGCGCGCTTTATCAAGCGGGGATTGATATTTTGCAAGCAACGGATTCTCATACTACCATTTGGGTGCTCGTTCGTGACGAAGAGATGCACGGGGCTGTCAACGCGCTTCATGGCGTGTTCCATTTAGCAGATAGTCAGAACCATGAACGGCGGATTTCCGAATAA
- the dpsA gene encoding dipicolinate synthase subunit DpsA, with amino-acid sequence MKLIVHVAVIGGDRRQVELVHRLKKTVAHITVVGFDQCSFPDANVTAHPLSAVPWEQLNAILFPVSGVDADGKVEAQYAPEALIVTREMLTKKPNNCIIFSGIRTEFLKDMEETLICWMERDDVAVYNSVPTAEGALMLAMQHTTVTVHKASVVILGFGRCGMTIADLFQSVGAKVTVGTDDDTEKARAHQAGHFSISLRSMETELACADICINTIPVPILTKDTLPCVKENCYVLDIASRPGGVDMEAAGQLGLHAQEAPGLPGKVAPETAGEILAIITLAILNAENKKG; translated from the coding sequence GTGAAGCTCATCGTACATGTCGCTGTCATCGGGGGAGATCGCCGCCAAGTGGAACTTGTGCATCGATTGAAAAAAACTGTTGCTCATATCACGGTGGTCGGATTTGACCAATGCTCTTTCCCGGATGCCAATGTGACCGCACATCCATTATCGGCAGTGCCTTGGGAGCAATTGAACGCGATCCTTTTCCCCGTCAGTGGGGTGGACGCGGACGGAAAGGTAGAAGCGCAATATGCACCGGAAGCGCTGATCGTTACCCGGGAAATGCTTACAAAAAAGCCAAATAACTGTATTATTTTCTCCGGCATCCGAACGGAATTTCTCAAGGACATGGAAGAAACCCTCATCTGTTGGATGGAAAGGGATGATGTCGCTGTTTACAATTCTGTTCCAACAGCGGAGGGGGCATTGATGCTGGCGATGCAGCACACAACGGTTACCGTGCACAAAGCATCTGTTGTCATCCTTGGTTTTGGCCGTTGTGGAATGACGATTGCCGACCTTTTTCAATCGGTTGGAGCAAAAGTAACCGTTGGGACAGATGATGATACCGAAAAGGCAAGAGCTCATCAAGCAGGCCATTTTTCAATAAGTTTACGCAGCATGGAAACGGAACTTGCGTGTGCCGATATTTGCATCAACACCATTCCGGTACCCATTCTTACGAAAGATACATTACCTTGTGTAAAGGAAAATTGCTATGTCCTTGACATCGCGAGTCGCCCTGGAGGTGTTGACATGGAAGCTGCCGGTCAACTTGGATTACATGCGCAAGAAGCGCCGGGATTACCGGGAAAAGTAGCTCCCGAAACGGCCGGGGAGATTCTCGCCATTATAACGTTGGCGATACTGAACGCTGAAAATAAGAAAGGATGA
- a CDS encoding dipicolinate synthase subunit B, translated as MLLDGKRIGFGLTGSHCTLEEVIPMINGLQDEGAEVTPFVSHTVQTTDSKFGTANHWLESIEKAAGQEAVNSIPKAEPYGPKTPLDAMVIAPMTGSSMSKFANAQTDSPVLMAAKATLRNSAPVVLAISTNDALGLNATNLAKLLQMHHVYFVPLGQDHPYKKPTSLVSRMEDIPQTIEAAIRGEQYQPLIIEKFND; from the coding sequence ATGTTGCTCGACGGGAAACGGATCGGTTTTGGATTGACAGGATCCCACTGCACGTTGGAAGAAGTGATTCCGATGATTAACGGGCTTCAAGATGAAGGGGCGGAAGTGACCCCTTTTGTAAGTCATACGGTGCAAACGACAGATTCAAAATTCGGAACCGCCAACCACTGGCTGGAGTCCATTGAAAAGGCCGCTGGCCAAGAAGCGGTAAACTCAATCCCAAAAGCAGAGCCCTATGGTCCGAAAACACCGCTGGATGCGATGGTAATCGCACCGATGACCGGAAGTTCCATGAGCAAATTTGCCAATGCCCAAACCGATTCTCCGGTATTAATGGCGGCAAAAGCAACCTTAAGAAACAGCGCTCCGGTAGTCTTGGCTATTTCCACAAATGATGCCCTCGGACTAAACGCCACCAATTTGGCGAAATTGTTGCAAATGCATCATGTGTATTTCGTTCCGCTCGGCCAGGATCATCCTTATAAGAAACCTACATCTCTCGTCTCGAGAATGGAAGATATACCGCAAACCATTGAAGCAGCGATACGTGGGGAACAATATCAACCGCTCATCATTGAAAAGTTTAATGATTAG
- a CDS encoding polysaccharide deacetylase family protein yields MMFKTRFLQLFIGFLVVIVGFTAWQIPHTSEDTVDTWTEEAEELQTEESGQDIRQQIQEAEEEFNEPPIDAFIDDVWKGVPGYNGRVIDVSESYENMKDHDRYAEELLVFRDRTPEVSYEDLPPTPFYKANPNKPMVGLVINVAWGNEHLPAILNELNEQDVEATFFLEGAWVRDYPRLARMIKEEGHEIGNHAYSHADMASLSTEEIRSELEDTNEVIAATLNEKPQWFTPPSGSFSNEVVEIARELDMYTVLWTVDTIDWQNPDPDAMVERVTNQIHPGATVLMHPTKPTAKGIGTMIEQIRGKDLEIGTISNVMSENRVTLSQKQTEEEEDDELLFNE; encoded by the coding sequence ATGATGTTTAAAACGAGATTTTTGCAACTATTCATAGGCTTTCTCGTTGTCATTGTAGGTTTTACCGCTTGGCAAATTCCGCATACATCGGAGGACACGGTGGATACATGGACAGAAGAAGCAGAAGAATTGCAAACGGAAGAAAGCGGACAAGACATCCGCCAGCAGATCCAAGAGGCGGAAGAGGAGTTCAATGAACCCCCCATTGACGCTTTCATTGATGACGTTTGGAAAGGAGTCCCCGGTTATAACGGTCGTGTGATTGATGTTTCCGAATCATACGAAAACATGAAAGATCATGACCGCTACGCCGAGGAACTTCTTGTATTCCGTGATAGGACCCCTGAAGTTTCCTACGAAGATTTGCCGCCAACGCCATTTTATAAAGCGAATCCGAACAAGCCGATGGTCGGCTTAGTCATAAATGTTGCTTGGGGAAACGAACACCTTCCGGCAATTTTAAATGAATTAAACGAACAAGACGTAGAGGCAACTTTTTTCCTGGAGGGGGCTTGGGTTCGCGACTATCCGCGTCTCGCTCGCATGATTAAGGAAGAAGGCCATGAAATCGGCAACCATGCTTATTCTCATGCTGATATGGCTTCTTTATCAACGGAAGAAATAAGAAGCGAATTGGAGGACACAAATGAAGTGATTGCAGCAACGTTAAATGAAAAGCCGCAATGGTTTACTCCGCCATCGGGAAGTTTCAGTAACGAAGTGGTGGAAATTGCCCGCGAACTGGACATGTATACCGTGCTTTGGACCGTCGATACGATTGATTGGCAAAACCCTGACCCAGATGCTATGGTGGAACGAGTCACGAATCAAATCCACCCGGGAGCAACTGTCCTGATGCACCCGACAAAACCGACAGCTAAAGGCATCGGCACGATGATTGAGCAGATTCGGGGCAAGGATTTGGAGATTGGAACGATCTCAAACGTCATGAGCGAAAATCGCGTGACCCTATCACAAAAACAAACAGAGGAAGAGGAGGACGATGAGTTATTGTTCAACGAATGA
- the asd gene encoding aspartate-semialdehyde dehydrogenase — protein sequence MVKKEGLNVALVGATGAVGQQLLTTLAERSFPIKTLKVLSSPRSAGKKIDFNGETLTVEEATPEQFDGVDIAFFSAGGSVSKQLAPEAVKRGATVIDNTSAYRLDEQVPLVVPEVNEGDLHKHQGIVANPNCSTIQMVVALEPIKKAYGLKKVIVSTYQAVSGAGLSAVDEMYEQTQQILNDEAISPELLPVSKDEKHYQIAFNAIPQIDVFQDNGYTFEEMKMVNETKKILNDSDLPVSATCVRLPVETSHSESVYVETEKGGATAKDMQGVLKEGAGITLQDDPATQTYPLATDAKGLPDVFVGRVRQDLDAENGYHLWVVSDNLLKGAAFNSVQIAESLVELGLTKR from the coding sequence ATGGTAAAAAAAGAAGGATTAAATGTAGCACTTGTTGGAGCAACAGGCGCAGTCGGGCAACAGCTGCTAACAACACTCGCTGAACGATCATTTCCGATCAAAACGTTGAAAGTGTTATCGTCCCCGCGATCAGCGGGAAAGAAAATCGATTTCAACGGAGAAACACTTACGGTTGAAGAAGCTACACCCGAACAATTCGACGGGGTAGACATTGCATTTTTTTCCGCCGGGGGTTCTGTATCAAAACAATTGGCGCCGGAGGCTGTCAAGCGGGGAGCAACGGTGATCGATAATACGAGCGCTTATCGGCTGGATGAACAGGTGCCGCTCGTCGTCCCTGAAGTCAATGAGGGCGATCTCCACAAGCATCAGGGCATCGTCGCCAATCCGAATTGTTCCACGATCCAAATGGTCGTGGCGCTGGAGCCGATCAAGAAAGCTTATGGATTGAAAAAAGTCATTGTCTCCACCTATCAGGCCGTTTCAGGCGCGGGGTTGAGTGCTGTGGATGAGATGTATGAACAAACACAGCAAATTTTAAATGACGAAGCCATTTCGCCGGAATTGCTACCGGTATCCAAAGATGAAAAGCATTATCAAATCGCTTTTAACGCGATTCCACAAATTGATGTCTTTCAAGATAACGGGTATACGTTTGAAGAGATGAAAATGGTCAATGAGACGAAAAAAATTCTGAACGATTCTGATCTCCCCGTTTCAGCGACGTGCGTACGCTTGCCCGTCGAAACGTCCCACTCGGAGTCTGTGTATGTGGAAACAGAAAAGGGTGGCGCGACGGCAAAAGATATGCAAGGGGTCCTGAAAGAGGGCGCGGGTATCACCTTACAAGATGATCCAGCTACACAGACATACCCGCTTGCGACAGATGCAAAAGGATTGCCGGATGTTTTCGTCGGACGTGTGCGCCAAGATCTTGATGCAGAAAATGGCTATCACCTTTGGGTCGTTTCCGATAATTTGTTAAAGGGAGCGGCATTCAACTCTGTACAAATTGCAGAAAGTCTCGTTGAGTTGGGACTTACCAAGCGATGA